One window of the Paraburkholderia sp. PGU19 genome contains the following:
- a CDS encoding LysE family translocator has protein sequence MTLAHWLPFAIASAILVAIPGPTVLLVISYALGHGRRFAMVTTAGVALGDLTSMTASMLGLGVILAASATLFTALKWLGAAYLIYLGIKLLRAPVSTADAPATAETRASRIFAHAYAVTALNPKSIVFFVAFVPQFIDTQVATWSQIAIFEATFVALGTLNALGYAVLASAARRAIRSPRVQRGVNCTGGTLLIGAGLLAAAWKKSTA, from the coding sequence ATGACACTTGCACACTGGCTTCCCTTTGCCATCGCCTCCGCGATCCTCGTAGCGATTCCCGGACCTACCGTGCTGCTTGTAATTTCTTATGCGCTTGGCCACGGCCGTCGATTTGCCATGGTGACGACCGCGGGCGTCGCGCTCGGCGACCTCACGTCGATGACTGCGTCGATGCTCGGGCTCGGCGTGATTCTCGCCGCGTCTGCGACGCTGTTCACCGCGCTCAAGTGGCTCGGCGCAGCGTATCTGATCTATCTCGGCATCAAGCTGTTGCGTGCTCCCGTGTCGACGGCCGACGCGCCGGCCACAGCGGAGACCCGCGCGAGCCGGATCTTCGCGCACGCGTATGCGGTGACGGCGCTCAATCCGAAAAGCATCGTGTTCTTCGTGGCGTTCGTGCCGCAGTTCATCGATACGCAAGTCGCCACGTGGTCGCAGATTGCGATTTTCGAAGCCACTTTCGTCGCGCTCGGGACCTTGAATGCGTTGGGGTATGCCGTGCTTGCGTCAGCTGCGCGGCGCGCGATCCGCAGTCCGCGCGTGCAGCGCGGGGTCAACTGCACAGGAGGCACGCTGCTGATCGGCGCGGGACTTCTGGCCGCGGCATGGAAGAAGTCGACAGCGTAA
- a CDS encoding integrase arm-type DNA-binding domain-containing protein: MPKLATPLSESHIRTLQPRAARYSVADGNGLILEVMPTGRKVWRFRYTLNGRRQPMVTIGDYQLMSLRVARARAQKYAEIVGQGLSPVSIARQDRGAEKRVDVLRDGAELYVTSAMARKSDEYRRTTQRALDKDILPAIGHKPIAQVTTEDIQSICDAIKSRGAPQMALHTRNVAKRLFAFLIARQLATVNPADAIAARTIATQGGRSRVLTGSEIGSLLRTIHTSSIRRPLKLALHLLVLTMVNKSELIEAAWSEFDLDTGVWTIPAARANNGRERRVYLSSQALTMLRELRDSRSSRDYVFPSTRGSDDRPIAKGTLNQAAKTLGLEGEHFVLHDFRRTGLSHLHDLLKSADGDDAFAEAKNAVTVREMQLWADYVDAQVGQQAGSPMRMR, from the coding sequence ATGCCAAAACTCGCGACGCCACTCAGCGAATCTCATATCCGCACCCTGCAGCCGCGCGCCGCGCGCTACAGCGTCGCCGACGGCAACGGTCTCATCCTCGAAGTCATGCCGACCGGAAGGAAGGTCTGGCGCTTCCGCTATACGCTCAACGGGCGTCGACAACCGATGGTCACCATCGGCGACTATCAGCTGATGTCATTGCGCGTCGCGCGAGCCAGAGCGCAGAAGTATGCGGAGATCGTCGGGCAGGGCTTGTCGCCCGTGTCCATAGCCAGACAGGATAGGGGCGCCGAAAAACGCGTCGATGTGCTGCGCGACGGCGCCGAGCTCTACGTGACGTCGGCGATGGCCCGCAAATCCGACGAGTATCGACGCACGACGCAGCGCGCGCTCGACAAGGACATCCTCCCCGCAATCGGGCACAAACCCATCGCGCAGGTCACGACGGAAGATATCCAGTCGATCTGCGACGCAATCAAGAGTCGGGGCGCGCCGCAGATGGCGCTCCACACGCGCAATGTCGCAAAGCGGCTGTTCGCGTTTCTGATCGCGCGGCAGCTCGCGACGGTCAATCCCGCTGATGCCATCGCCGCGCGCACGATCGCGACGCAGGGCGGCCGCTCGCGCGTGCTGACGGGAAGCGAAATCGGCTCGTTGCTGCGTACGATCCATACGTCAAGCATTCGACGGCCTCTGAAGCTCGCGCTCCATCTGCTCGTGCTCACGATGGTCAATAAATCCGAGTTGATCGAAGCGGCGTGGAGCGAATTCGATCTCGACACAGGTGTCTGGACCATTCCCGCCGCGCGTGCGAACAACGGCCGCGAGCGTCGTGTTTATTTGTCGAGTCAGGCGCTGACGATGTTGCGCGAATTACGCGACTCCAGAAGCAGTCGCGACTATGTCTTCCCGTCGACGCGAGGTAGCGACGATCGACCGATTGCAAAGGGCACGCTGAATCAGGCCGCCAAAACGCTTGGGCTGGAGGGCGAACATTTCGTACTCCATGATTTCCGCCGCACGGGGTTGAGTCATTTGCACGATTTGTTGAAATCGGCAGACGGCGACGATGCGTTTGCAGAAGCCAAGAACGCGGTCACTGTGCGCGAGATGCAGCTCTGGGCCGATTACGTCGACGCGCAGGTAGGACAGCAAGCAGGTTCACCGATGCGCATGCGCTGA
- the mnmE gene encoding tRNA uridine-5-carboxymethylaminomethyl(34) synthesis GTPase MnmE: MLATDSDPIVAIATAPGRGGIGVVRISFGRAGEAAAQPMMQALTGQPLTPRHASYVPFLDGGGNALDRGIALYFPAPHSYTGEHVLELQGHGGPIVLQLVLQRCIDAGRAFGLRLAEPGEFTRRAFLNDKLDLAQAEAVADLIEASTEAAARSAGRSLEGAFSRDIHALVEEVITLRMLVEATLDFPEEEIDFLEAADARGKLARIRERLALVLSEARQGALLREGLSVVLAGQPNVGKSSLLNALAGAELAIVTPIAGTTRDKVAQTIQIEGIPLHVIDTAGLRETEDEVEKIGIERTWGEIQRADVVLHLLDARSGMTADDDSIAARFPMGVPVVRVMNKTDLTGIAPGVTRLNGTDDGDSCEVRLSAKRGDGIDLLRGELLRIAGWQAGAETVYLARERHLIALRAAQEHLGLAAEHADQNAQALDLFAEELRLAQDQLNSITGEFTSDDLLGVIFSRFCIGK; the protein is encoded by the coding sequence ATAGGTGTGGTGCGGATTTCGTTCGGGCGCGCCGGCGAAGCGGCCGCGCAGCCGATGATGCAGGCGCTCACCGGGCAACCCCTGACGCCGCGCCACGCGAGCTACGTCCCGTTTCTTGACGGCGGCGGAAACGCGCTCGATCGGGGCATCGCGCTGTATTTTCCGGCTCCGCACTCCTACACCGGCGAGCATGTGCTCGAGTTGCAGGGGCACGGCGGCCCGATCGTGCTCCAGCTGGTTCTGCAGCGCTGCATCGATGCCGGACGCGCGTTCGGTCTGCGGCTTGCGGAACCGGGCGAGTTCACGCGTCGCGCGTTTCTCAACGACAAGCTCGATCTCGCGCAGGCGGAGGCCGTCGCCGATCTGATCGAAGCCAGCACGGAAGCGGCCGCGCGCTCGGCTGGCCGCTCACTGGAAGGCGCGTTTTCGCGCGATATCCATGCTTTGGTCGAAGAGGTGATCACGTTGCGGATGCTCGTCGAGGCGACGCTCGATTTCCCCGAAGAAGAAATCGATTTTCTCGAAGCCGCCGACGCACGCGGCAAGCTGGCGCGCATCCGCGAACGTCTCGCGCTGGTGCTCAGCGAAGCCCGGCAGGGCGCGCTGCTGCGCGAAGGCTTGTCCGTCGTGCTGGCCGGGCAGCCGAACGTCGGCAAATCGTCGCTGCTGAACGCGCTCGCGGGCGCGGAACTCGCGATCGTCACGCCGATTGCGGGCACGACCCGCGACAAGGTCGCGCAGACGATACAGATCGAAGGCATTCCACTGCATGTGATCGACACGGCGGGGCTGCGTGAGACGGAAGACGAGGTCGAGAAGATCGGTATCGAGCGGACGTGGGGTGAGATCCAGCGCGCCGATGTCGTGCTACATCTGCTTGACGCCCGCTCGGGCATGACCGCCGACGACGATTCGATCGCCGCGCGTTTTCCGATGGGCGTGCCCGTCGTGCGAGTGATGAACAAGACGGATTTGACGGGAATTGCACCGGGCGTCACGCGCTTGAATGGGACGGACGACGGCGATTCGTGCGAGGTTCGCCTGTCCGCAAAAAGGGGCGACGGGATTGACTTGCTGCGTGGCGAACTACTGCGCATCGCGGGTTGGCAAGCCGGCGCGGAAACCGTTTATCTGGCGCGCGAGCGGCATCTGATTGCGCTTAGAGCAGCGCAAGAACATTTGGGGCTCGCCGCAGAACACGCTGATCAGAATGCGCAAGCTCTCGATCTGTTCGCTGAGGAGTTGCGACTGGCTCAGGATCAACTCAATTCGATCACCGGCGAATTCACTTCCGACGACCTGCTCGGTGTAATTTTCAGCAGGTTTTGTATCGGCAAGTAG